The Terriglobia bacterium genome has a window encoding:
- a CDS encoding beta-propeller fold lactonase family protein, producing the protein MTFQRVMVMVLACLSLPLSGLAQVRIVQTNSGGDNIHLIDPATNKVVGEVKGVPVNHGAAASPDGRTLYFSSEAERTLDVVNGKTLTITKKIALSGRPNNITASKDGKRVYVAIVSEPGAIDVIDAAKQEKIKTIPAMGGVHNVYLTPDGKYLVSGSIASGMMSVFDSRTDELAWTLKTEGVRPIVFETDSDGSTKRAFVQVSGFHGFVAVDFAGHKEMARIKLPDIPVEERAKGTFQGAPSHGMGVTPDGKTLWVTSRMNRRVYAYSLPDLKLLAEVPVGNDPDWITMTPDGKMVYVANAESNSVSAIDTVARKEVARIPVGENPKRNITVVMK; encoded by the coding sequence ATGACTTTCCAGCGAGTGATGGTGATGGTTCTTGCCTGTCTGAGTTTGCCGCTTTCCGGCCTGGCTCAGGTTCGTATCGTCCAGACCAATTCCGGGGGCGACAACATTCACCTGATCGACCCGGCGACAAACAAGGTTGTCGGCGAAGTCAAAGGCGTCCCGGTCAATCACGGCGCCGCCGCGTCTCCGGACGGAAGAACCCTCTATTTCAGCAGCGAAGCCGAACGGACGCTGGACGTCGTGAACGGAAAGACCCTGACGATTACAAAGAAGATCGCACTGAGCGGCCGGCCGAACAACATCACGGCGAGCAAAGACGGAAAACGCGTGTACGTGGCGATCGTTTCCGAGCCCGGTGCGATCGATGTCATCGACGCGGCGAAACAGGAAAAGATCAAAACGATCCCGGCAATGGGCGGCGTCCACAACGTTTACCTGACGCCGGATGGGAAATACCTGGTCTCCGGATCGATCGCGAGCGGCATGATGTCGGTTTTCGATTCCAGAACAGACGAACTCGCCTGGACACTAAAAACGGAGGGCGTGCGGCCCATCGTATTCGAAACCGATTCCGACGGCTCCACGAAGCGCGCTTTCGTTCAGGTTTCCGGATTCCACGGTTTTGTCGCCGTCGACTTTGCCGGGCATAAAGAAATGGCCAGAATCAAGCTGCCCGACATCCCGGTCGAAGAACGCGCGAAAGGAACATTCCAGGGCGCGCCGTCGCACGGCATGGGCGTCACTCCGGACGGAAAGACGCTGTGGGTTACCAGCCGGATGAACCGGCGCGTCTACGCGTATTCGCTTCCCGATCTGAAGCTGCTCGCCGAAGTGCCGGTCGGCAACGATCCGGACTGGATCACCATGACACCGGACGGAAAGATGGTCTACGTGGCGAATGCCGAATCCAACTCGGTGTCGGCAATAGACACGGTCGCGAGGAAAGAAGTCGCGCGCATCCCGGTCGGCGAGAACCCCAAGCGGAATATAACGGTCGTCATGAAGTAA
- a CDS encoding dienelactone hydrolase family protein, whose translation MEEEKIKIPAEAVELYSRYIHGEIDRREFFSKVSRFAIAGLSTAAIVERLMPNYALGQQIRKDDERIKASYETIPSPNGNGYIRGYFVRPFSQDTRAAAATKLPAVLVIHENRGLNPHTEDVARRFALENFIAFAPDALTTVGGYPSDDYKGGQLFNGINKPKLTQDFAACAQWLKSHALSSGKVCVTGFCFGGGASNTLATLLGPDLAAAAPFYGAAPAAAEVAKIKAAILVHHGALDTQTAGAWPAFEAELKKNNVPCEGHIWPNSVHGFFNDATPERYNKVTAPQAWSRTIEWFNQYARAAS comes from the coding sequence ATGGAAGAAGAGAAAATCAAGATCCCCGCGGAGGCGGTGGAACTGTATTCACGTTACATTCACGGTGAAATCGATCGCCGCGAGTTCTTCAGTAAAGTCTCACGATTCGCGATCGCCGGCCTTTCAACAGCGGCAATTGTCGAAAGGTTGATGCCGAATTATGCGCTGGGGCAGCAGATTCGGAAGGATGACGAGCGCATCAAAGCAAGTTACGAAACCATTCCGTCGCCGAATGGCAACGGCTATATCCGGGGCTATTTCGTCCGGCCGTTCAGCCAGGATACGCGCGCCGCGGCGGCGACAAAACTGCCCGCCGTTCTTGTGATACACGAAAATCGAGGATTGAATCCGCACACCGAGGATGTTGCACGGCGGTTTGCGCTGGAGAATTTCATCGCCTTTGCTCCGGACGCGCTGACGACCGTTGGAGGTTATCCGAGCGACGACTACAAGGGCGGCCAGTTGTTTAACGGGATCAATAAACCCAAGCTGACCCAGGATTTTGCCGCCTGTGCGCAATGGTTGAAGTCTCATGCCCTCTCCAGCGGGAAAGTCTGCGTCACCGGTTTCTGTTTTGGCGGCGGCGCGTCGAATACGCTAGCGACGCTGCTGGGCCCGGACCTCGCGGCGGCTGCTCCGTTTTATGGCGCCGCGCCTGCAGCGGCGGAGGTGGCGAAAATCAAGGCGGCGATATTGGTGCACCACGGAGCGCTGGACACGCAGACGGCCGGCGCCTGGCCCGCGTTTGAAGCGGAACTGAAGAAAAACAACGTTCCGTGCGAAGGCCACATCTGGCCAAACTCAGTGCATGGTTTCTTCAATGACGCCACGCCCGAACGCTACAACAAAGTCACGGCTCCCCAGGCCTGGAGTCGAACCATCGAGTGGTTCAATCAGTACGCCCGCGCCGCATCTTAG
- a CDS encoding DUF190 domain-containing protein, with translation MLQKGSAKKVTIYVNEDTQYHMQPLYEAVLTYLMHKGVAGATASRALAGFGPHHVMHTTRTELLTEHLPIRVEFVESEDKVNALLPTIYDMVTDGLVEIHDTIIVKSAMQGKTEESTRSHQKQQGKGKLLQIYMNEGDKWNGEPLYDAIVKQLRMMDIAGATVYRGIMSYGLTGETHKQGAFHLSHDLPVMVSVIESAEKLDQAMPTIESMIEDGLIVTSDVEYIRLVRSPMPSDSSDAN, from the coding sequence ATGCTTCAGAAAGGCTCGGCAAAGAAAGTCACCATTTATGTCAACGAAGACACCCAGTATCACATGCAGCCCCTGTATGAGGCGGTTCTGACCTATCTCATGCACAAGGGGGTTGCGGGTGCCACCGCGAGCCGGGCGCTGGCAGGCTTCGGCCCGCACCACGTGATGCACACGACACGGACGGAACTGCTGACGGAACACCTGCCGATTCGTGTCGAGTTTGTGGAGAGCGAAGATAAAGTTAACGCTTTGCTGCCGACGATATACGACATGGTGACGGATGGCCTGGTCGAAATTCACGACACAATAATCGTCAAGTCCGCCATGCAGGGGAAAACAGAGGAATCCACGCGGTCCCACCAGAAACAGCAGGGCAAGGGAAAACTGCTGCAAATCTATATGAACGAAGGCGACAAGTGGAACGGTGAACCTTTGTATGACGCGATCGTCAAGCAACTCCGCATGATGGACATCGCGGGCGCCACGGTTTACCGGGGCATTATGAGTTACGGCCTGACCGGCGAGACGCATAAGCAAGGCGCGTTTCACCTGTCGCACGACCTGCCCGTGATGGTTTCGGTGATCGAATCGGCGGAGAAACTCGACCAGGCGATGCCTACGATCGAATCGATGATCGAAGACGGTCTGATTGTCACCTCCGACGTGGAATATATCCGCCTTGTCCGCAGTCCCATGCCGTCGGATTCTTCAGATGCAAACTAG
- the crcB gene encoding fluoride efflux transporter CrcB has translation MDRYLMVLFGGGGGALARYVIGTAIAEKAGGRFPSLGTMVINITGSFLIGLMMTLLTQRLANPNWRLLLVVGFLGGYTTFSSFEYETFQAVQAGAMWMGLINVVGSVALGYLAVWLGSAIVK, from the coding sequence TTGGATAGATATCTCATGGTGCTGTTCGGCGGTGGCGGTGGCGCTCTTGCGCGCTATGTGATTGGCACCGCGATTGCGGAGAAAGCCGGTGGTCGTTTTCCTTCACTGGGCACGATGGTCATCAACATAACAGGCTCGTTTTTAATTGGTCTGATGATGACGCTCTTGACCCAGCGGCTGGCAAATCCGAATTGGCGGCTTCTGCTGGTGGTAGGTTTCCTCGGAGGGTATACGACGTTTTCCAGCTTCGAATACGAGACATTTCAGGCCGTACAAGCCGGTGCGATGTGGATGGGATTGATCAACGTGGTCGGAAGCGTCGCGCTCGGGTATCTCGCGGTTTGGCTCGGTTCCGCGATCGTCAAATGA